The following coding sequences are from one Ramlibacter henchirensis window:
- a CDS encoding lytic transglycosylase domain-containing protein → MIARRAALALLAAGPFAATSARAGGQIEEPLADSVRTALSSAIANSAPPVPDFTDTESRLAYLRWLGAMSPRLLRRKVDWQERKEFLQTVWYESKRAGLDPGLVLGLIQVESAFRKFAVSSVGARGYMQVMPFWSRLIGDGDAGRLFHMQTNLRFGCVILRHYIDRERGDLFMALGRYNGSRGKPQYPNAVFAAAKQWRFIDTTPPRGEDPALRAGGGPT, encoded by the coding sequence GTGATCGCGCGGCGCGCCGCGCTCGCGCTGCTCGCGGCGGGGCCGTTCGCGGCGACGAGTGCGCGCGCCGGCGGGCAGATCGAGGAACCGCTGGCCGACTCGGTGCGCACCGCTCTGAGTTCGGCCATCGCCAACTCGGCGCCGCCGGTTCCCGATTTCACCGACACCGAATCGCGTCTCGCCTACCTGCGCTGGCTCGGCGCGATGAGTCCCCGCCTGTTGCGACGCAAGGTGGACTGGCAGGAGCGCAAGGAATTCCTGCAGACCGTCTGGTACGAGAGCAAGCGCGCGGGCCTCGATCCGGGCCTGGTGCTGGGATTGATCCAGGTGGAAAGCGCCTTTCGCAAGTTCGCGGTCAGCAGCGTAGGAGCGCGCGGCTACATGCAGGTGATGCCGTTCTGGAGCCGCCTGATCGGCGACGGCGATGCGGGCAGGCTGTTCCACATGCAGACCAACCTGCGTTTCGGCTGCGTGATCCTGCGCCACTACATCGACCGCGAGCGCGGCGACTTGTTCATGGCCTTGGGTCGTTACAACGGCAGCCGCGGCAAGCCGCAGTACCCGAACGCGGTGTTCGCGGCCGCGAAGCAGTGGCGCTTCATCGACACCACGCCGCCCAGGGGCGAGGACCCGGCACTGCGAGCCGGCGGCGGCCCGACCT